One window of Paenibacillus sp. FSL K6-3182 genomic DNA carries:
- a CDS encoding adenylosuccinate synthase — MTVTAIVGANWGDEGKGKMTDALAAKSSFVVRYQGGSNAGHTIINSYGKFAMNMLPSGVFYPEITNVIGPGTALDIEVLLRERNELIARGVPEPQIRISERAQVVLPIHRLFDELEEERLGSNGFGSTKRGIAPFYSDKYAKLGVQVADLYDEQRLLQRLEQSLAAKNVLLEQLYNKKPIKAEELLTVLLEQAEKLRPFVCDTTKLLNDAYRAGKSILLEGQLGALRDPDHGIYPYSTSSSTLAGFAPVGAGLPPYAITRIIAVVKAYSSCVGAGPFVSELTGAEADELRRLGGDAGEFGVNTGRPRRMGWFDAVATRYGCMLQGATEVALTNLDVLGYLDEIPVCIGYELGGQIIKDSFPVTAALASAKPVLKRLPGWNCDISQATTFEQLPEAAQQYVQFVEEAIGVKVASVSVGPRREQLITR, encoded by the coding sequence TTGACGGTAACCGCTATAGTGGGAGCGAATTGGGGAGATGAAGGCAAGGGGAAAATGACAGATGCGTTAGCTGCCAAATCCTCATTTGTCGTACGTTATCAAGGAGGCAGCAATGCTGGGCATACGATTATTAACAGCTACGGTAAATTCGCGATGAATATGCTGCCGTCTGGCGTCTTTTATCCAGAGATTACGAACGTCATTGGCCCAGGCACAGCTCTTGATATTGAAGTGCTGCTGCGGGAGAGGAATGAGCTGATAGCACGAGGAGTACCGGAGCCGCAAATTCGAATATCCGAACGAGCACAGGTTGTACTGCCTATTCACCGCTTATTTGACGAGCTGGAGGAGGAAAGGCTTGGCTCAAACGGCTTCGGATCGACGAAAAGAGGCATTGCTCCATTTTATTCAGATAAATATGCAAAGCTTGGCGTACAAGTTGCGGATCTGTATGATGAGCAGCGATTGCTGCAGCGTTTAGAGCAATCCTTGGCAGCCAAGAATGTACTGCTTGAGCAGTTGTACAACAAAAAGCCGATCAAAGCGGAGGAGCTTCTGACTGTGCTGCTTGAGCAAGCGGAGAAGCTGCGGCCTTTCGTTTGTGATACAACGAAGCTGTTAAATGATGCGTATCGAGCTGGAAAGTCGATATTGCTAGAAGGACAGCTTGGGGCGCTGCGTGATCCGGATCACGGCATCTATCCTTACTCTACATCATCGTCTACGCTGGCGGGTTTTGCACCAGTAGGCGCGGGTCTTCCACCTTATGCAATTACGAGAATTATTGCGGTAGTTAAGGCGTATTCCAGCTGTGTTGGAGCCGGACCGTTCGTCAGTGAACTGACAGGTGCGGAGGCTGATGAGCTTCGCCGTTTGGGAGGCGACGCAGGAGAATTTGGCGTGAATACAGGGCGCCCGCGCCGAATGGGGTGGTTTGATGCGGTGGCTACGCGTTATGGCTGCATGCTGCAAGGGGCTACGGAGGTTGCGCTGACCAATCTTGATGTTCTAGGATACTTAGATGAAATTCCAGTATGCATCGGTTATGAATTGGGTGGACAAATCATTAAGGATTCATTCCCAGTGACAGCAGCGCTTGCTTCTGCTAAGCCAGTGCTTAAGCGCTTGCCAGGCTGGAACTGCGATATTTCGCAAGCTACAACTTTTGAGCAGTTGCCTGAAGCAGCTCAGCAATACGTTCAGTTTGTGGAAGAAGCCATTGGCGTAAAAGTTGCAAGCGTATCGGTAGGACCGCGTCGTGAGCAGCTAATTACACGATAA